A genome region from Hevea brasiliensis isolate MT/VB/25A 57/8 chromosome 9, ASM3005281v1, whole genome shotgun sequence includes the following:
- the LOC110665016 gene encoding protein AE7-like 1 isoform X1, which produces MTLGLINANPVVHAKKERVARSEDLHCDDAVDPLEVYDFVRDIRDPEHPYSLEQLSVLSEESITVDDKLGRILITFTPTIQHCSMATVIGLCLRVKLQECFPPHYKVDIKVSPGSHADEESGEVKLGINFVNKQLNDKERVAAALENPNLRQLVDECLYSNEL; this is translated from the exons ATGACTCTGGGTCTCATCAATGCGAACCCTGTGGTTCACGCTAAAAAGGAAAGGGTCGCCCGCTCCGAAGATCTTCACTGTGATGACGCTGTTGATCCACTTGAAGTCTATG ATTTTGTAAGGGATATAAGAGATCCAGAGCACCCATATTCACTGGAACAGCTCAGTGTTCTCTCAGAGGAATCGATTACCGTTGATGACAAGCTCGGCCGTATTCT GATTACTTTTACTCCTACAATTCAACATTGCAGCATGGCAACAGTTATTGGTCTTTGTCTTAGAGTAAAATTACAAGAATGTTTCCCTCCCCATTATAAG GTTGACATTAAAGTTTCTCCCGGATCTCATGCTGATGAAGAATCTGGTGAAGTTAAACTTGGCATTAATTTTG TGAATAAGCAGTTAAACGATAAAGAAAGAGTTGCTGCTGCACTAGAGAATCCGAATCTGCGCCAACTTGTGGATGAGTGCCTTTACTCCAATGAACTTTGA
- the LOC110665016 gene encoding protein AE7-like 1 isoform X2 — protein sequence MTLGLINANPVVHAKKERVARSEDLHCDDAVDPLEVYDFVRDIRDPEHPYSLEQLSVLSEESITVDDKLGRILITFTPTIQHCSMATVIGLCLRVKLQECFPPHYKVDIKVSPGSHADEESVNKQLNDKERVAAALENPNLRQLVDECLYSNEL from the exons ATGACTCTGGGTCTCATCAATGCGAACCCTGTGGTTCACGCTAAAAAGGAAAGGGTCGCCCGCTCCGAAGATCTTCACTGTGATGACGCTGTTGATCCACTTGAAGTCTATG ATTTTGTAAGGGATATAAGAGATCCAGAGCACCCATATTCACTGGAACAGCTCAGTGTTCTCTCAGAGGAATCGATTACCGTTGATGACAAGCTCGGCCGTATTCT GATTACTTTTACTCCTACAATTCAACATTGCAGCATGGCAACAGTTATTGGTCTTTGTCTTAGAGTAAAATTACAAGAATGTTTCCCTCCCCATTATAAG GTTGACATTAAAGTTTCTCCCGGATCTCATGCTGATGAAGAATCTG TGAATAAGCAGTTAAACGATAAAGAAAGAGTTGCTGCTGCACTAGAGAATCCGAATCTGCGCCAACTTGTGGATGAGTGCCTTTACTCCAATGAACTTTGA